Below is a genomic region from Pseudomonadota bacterium.
AGCAGAGCACATCGGGAGCCGACAGGAGGCTCTGCTGGTGTATGGAGACGGCTACGTCATCGACGAGCAGGACCGTCAGGTCCGACTCATGCCGGCGCTGCCGTTTCGAACGCTGGAGTATCTTCACGGTGTCTTTTCGATCCCCCAGCAATCCGCGTTCTGGACGCGCCGTGCGTATGAAGCGGCCGGAGGCTTCAATCCGAGCACGCGGACCTGCTTGGATGGCGAGTTCTTCGTTCAGGCTGCGCTCGGGGGCACGCACTTCGAGAGGGTCAGCGGCATGCTGGGCGGTTTTCGCATCCACTCGACCTCCATCACCGGCTCCGGACGTCTAGACGATACGCACGCTGAAGACCGATCTCGGCTTCGCAAACGGGTGTTGGGGTCGTCCGAACAGGACGCGCGGTTCCGGGCTCTCTCTGCCCTGTTTAGGCTCAAGTACGCGCCTTACCGCGCCTATCGCAGGGCTGTTGCTAAGCTGCAGATCCACGGCCCAAGCTGACGGCTGTGGCGGTCACTCGTACCAAGGACAGGGTAGCGGATAGCGATAGACTACTAGCGCAGAGCGACAGCACAGCCGCCACGGACAACGCGAGCCTAGCCCATAGGCGCTATCGAAGACGTACCCGTGCCGCCGAGGGAAGTGGTGCCACCACACCCGCGCCGGGCTATGGGCGTGTCGCGATCTTGGGGGCGATGGTTCTCACGCCGCAGCTTCTGGGCGGGGTCCACGGCTGGAGCATCAGCACCATCGCGCTTCTGTGGACGGTGACGCTCCTGTGTGTCTGGCCACGCAGGCTGCGTGTCCCACTACGCGCTCTCGAGAGCATCATCTTGCTCTCGCTTGGCTGGACGCTCCTTCAGGCAATGCCCATGCCTTGCAGTCTGGTGGACTGGCTGTCGCCCGGCAGTGCATCACGCTGGCTTGCGGCATTCGATGCGCTGGGTAGCGAGTCGCTCAGTTGCACGCTGTCTTATGCCGTCGGCGGAACCTGGGTCGAGATCGTGAAGGGAGCAACGGTCGCCTGCGCCTTCCTGGCGGGTCAGGCATGCGCCTACCGGGGTAGGCGAAGTCTGGTACTGCAGGGTGCGGGTCTCTCGGCCTCCGCCATGGCGCTGGTCGCCCTTGTACACGGCGCTGTCGGTGCGGGCTCAGTGTTTGGCGTCTACCAACCGATCCAGGCGGGCTCGCACATCCTCCTGGCGCCGCTGATGAATGAGAATCATCTCGGAGGCTTCTTGGCTTTTGGGACACCCCTACTTGCAGGGTTGGGAGTGAAGAGCAGCGATCGCGTTCTCAGATTGGTCTGGTTCGGCGCAGCAGCGCTCGCGGCTGCTACCTGTGTGCTGACAATGTCCCGCGGAGCGGTGGTCTCACTCCTGCTGGTGGCAG
It encodes:
- a CDS encoding glycosyltransferase; its protein translation is MVNLRTFVARESFDPVTARGSDPSFPKISVVVPTFNQASFLRRTILSILNQDYPNLELIVMDGGSADGSTQILRAYDPYIAHWTSEKDRGQADAINKGMRVATGQILAYLNSDDVYLPTGPLHRVAEHIGSRQEALLVYGDGYVIDEQDRQVRLMPALPFRTLEYLHGVFSIPQQSAFWTRRAYEAAGGFNPSTRTCLDGEFFVQAALGGTHFERVSGMLGGFRIHSTSITGSGRLDDTHAEDRSRLRKRVLGSSEQDARFRALSALFRLKYAPYRAYRRAVAKLQIHGPS